The following are encoded in a window of Rubellicoccus peritrichatus genomic DNA:
- a CDS encoding DUF1080 domain-containing protein, with protein sequence MIQLFRIVTPIILLGITHAYSAPDANATKSWPKGINPAKLLTNTDAEPDVNQPGFIELFNGKDLNGWSIQGGQMTYEVIDGAIVGTAIPGVKPNSFLCTDDTYDDFIFTAEFKWDIPSNSGIMFRADTKQPDKNGVRRVFGYQSEMDQSDRRWTGGIYGEGMGGWKYPLSKPQAHAAARAAIKDHSAWNRMTIYANGDVIKTWINGVPCSYLINDERSEGFFGLQLHTGPKGIVAWRNIKVKELNGSPEEPEGWTDLFADDDFSEWEQANGKDVGSGWTIKNGVVHRHSMLAGSIRTRQSYEDFELIFEWKISESGNSGIKYRTHKNLGPEYQVLDDINYPQSKPTHLAASLYDLVAADDAKPIKPVGEWNTGRIVADGNQLEHWLNGEMVASVTLGNDDWQRRFKQSKYKNFKNFATGKGPILLQDHNDEVWFRNMKVREL encoded by the coding sequence ATGATACAGTTATTTCGAATCGTTACACCGATCATTCTTCTGGGGATTACCCACGCCTATTCCGCACCTGATGCCAATGCCACCAAGTCATGGCCGAAAGGCATTAACCCTGCGAAGTTATTGACGAACACAGATGCGGAACCAGACGTGAATCAACCAGGATTCATTGAGCTGTTCAATGGAAAGGATCTAAACGGATGGAGTATTCAAGGCGGCCAGATGACGTATGAAGTCATCGACGGTGCCATCGTCGGAACGGCTATTCCCGGGGTGAAACCAAACAGCTTTTTATGCACGGATGATACTTACGACGATTTCATTTTCACAGCCGAGTTTAAATGGGACATCCCAAGCAACTCTGGTATCATGTTTCGTGCAGACACAAAACAACCGGACAAAAATGGAGTACGTCGCGTTTTTGGCTACCAAAGTGAGATGGATCAAAGCGATCGTCGCTGGACTGGTGGGATTTATGGAGAGGGCATGGGTGGTTGGAAGTATCCACTTTCCAAACCACAAGCACATGCTGCAGCGAGGGCCGCAATCAAAGATCATAGCGCATGGAACCGTATGACAATTTACGCAAACGGTGACGTGATTAAGACATGGATCAACGGTGTGCCGTGTTCATACCTGATTAATGATGAACGCAGCGAAGGTTTCTTCGGGTTACAGCTTCATACCGGCCCGAAAGGTATAGTTGCTTGGCGTAATATCAAGGTGAAGGAGCTGAATGGATCACCAGAAGAACCGGAAGGCTGGACAGATCTTTTTGCTGATGATGATTTCTCCGAATGGGAACAAGCTAATGGAAAAGATGTTGGTAGCGGGTGGACAATAAAGAATGGTGTTGTTCATCGACATAGTATGCTAGCGGGCAGCATCAGAACACGGCAAAGTTACGAAGACTTTGAGTTGATTTTTGAATGGAAAATATCTGAATCCGGGAATAGCGGAATCAAGTACCGCACGCATAAAAATCTTGGTCCGGAGTATCAAGTGCTGGATGACATAAATTACCCGCAAAGCAAACCAACACATCTTGCCGCTTCCCTTTATGATTTGGTTGCCGCAGATGATGCAAAACCAATCAAGCCTGTTGGCGAATGGAATACTGGACGTATTGTTGCGGATGGTAATCAGCTAGAGCATTGGCTCAATGGCGAAATGGTTGCCAGTGTAACACTGGGCAATGACGACTGGCAGCGACGATTCAAGCAAAGCAAATACAAAAACTTCAAAAACTTTGCCACAGGTAAAGGGCCAATTCTTTTGCAGGACCACAATGATGAAGTGTGGTTTCGTAACATGAAGGTTCGTGAGCTTTAA
- a CDS encoding Gfo/Idh/MocA family oxidoreductase: protein MNKVSFPSKTPDQSSQLSRRRFLKTSTALGAFSFLPSSYVFGQNSSGGDPAPSGRVNLAMVGIGHQGNGVRKSLLNSGLCNVVALCDVDLQAEHAQEAIASHPNAKQFTDFRVMFDTMADEIDAVAIAIPDHAHFSVTMLAMSLGKHVFVEKPLAHTFGQCERLIDLAERSGVVTQMGNQGHSGANYFQFKAWFEAGVIKDVTRITAHMNNWRRWHGWGTECTGFPSEPMPEGINWDAWINDGAINPYSKRLHPQNWRSWFDYGSGAFGDWGPHILDTAHRFLKLGLPNRVTAVKLDGPNPYVFPQASTIRFDFPEREGMPACEVTWYDGQKNKPGIETEYGELVTNPETGATARESVNVDKPGKVIYSEDLVFQGGSHHSPLRIIPKEKFMDMRKSLPKFPQKNSNHYKNFLLACKGEEESRSPFSVSGPLTQVFNIGILSQRFGGVLEFDRESKKITNNKTANAFLDPAPRRGWEEFYKL from the coding sequence ATGAATAAAGTCTCATTCCCTAGTAAAACCCCAGATCAAAGTTCTCAATTATCGCGACGACGTTTTCTTAAAACATCAACGGCGCTTGGGGCGTTCAGTTTTCTACCATCGTCCTATGTGTTTGGTCAGAACTCAAGTGGTGGTGATCCGGCCCCGAGTGGTCGTGTTAATCTTGCGATGGTTGGAATAGGGCATCAGGGCAATGGAGTCAGGAAGTCGCTTCTCAATTCGGGCCTTTGCAATGTCGTAGCGCTTTGTGATGTTGACTTACAAGCTGAGCATGCACAGGAGGCCATTGCCAGCCATCCCAACGCAAAGCAATTCACGGATTTTCGCGTCATGTTTGATACGATGGCTGACGAGATCGATGCAGTTGCGATCGCCATACCGGATCACGCTCACTTCAGCGTCACCATGCTAGCGATGTCATTGGGCAAACATGTTTTTGTAGAGAAACCATTGGCGCATACATTTGGGCAGTGCGAACGCCTGATAGACCTTGCTGAAAGATCCGGTGTTGTCACTCAAATGGGCAATCAGGGCCATTCCGGGGCAAACTACTTTCAATTCAAAGCCTGGTTTGAAGCTGGTGTCATCAAGGATGTTACCAGAATTACAGCACACATGAATAACTGGCGACGCTGGCACGGCTGGGGAACAGAGTGCACAGGATTTCCAAGCGAACCAATGCCCGAAGGTATCAACTGGGACGCTTGGATAAACGATGGTGCTATCAATCCATACAGCAAACGTTTGCATCCGCAGAATTGGCGAAGCTGGTTTGACTACGGCAGTGGGGCTTTTGGAGATTGGGGGCCACATATTCTCGATACAGCTCATCGCTTCCTCAAACTTGGACTTCCCAACAGGGTTACCGCAGTAAAATTGGATGGCCCTAATCCGTATGTTTTCCCCCAAGCCTCTACGATTCGCTTTGATTTTCCTGAACGCGAAGGAATGCCTGCCTGTGAAGTCACTTGGTATGATGGCCAAAAAAATAAACCGGGAATCGAAACGGAGTACGGTGAACTCGTAACGAACCCGGAAACAGGTGCGACTGCCCGTGAATCAGTCAATGTCGATAAACCCGGAAAAGTGATTTACTCTGAGGATTTGGTTTTTCAAGGCGGTTCGCATCACTCGCCATTGCGCATCATTCCAAAGGAGAAATTCATGGATATGCGCAAGTCCTTGCCCAAGTTTCCACAGAAGAATTCAAACCATTACAAGAACTTCCTCCTTGCCTGCAAAGGTGAAGAAGAAAGCCGTTCGCCTTTCAGCGTGAGTGGGCCGCTTACCCAGGTATTCAACATCGGAATATTGTCTCAACGTTTCGGAGGCGTGCTTGAGTTTGATCGTGAAAGCAAGAAAATCACGAATAACAAAACAGCCAATGCCTTTCTTGACCCGGCCCCACGAAGAGGCTGGGAAGAATTCTACAAATTGTAA
- a CDS encoding right-handed parallel beta-helix repeat-containing protein, whose amino-acid sequence MNYSHRAALALLTTCVWATGLPLAGNAAVYNVINLLDSGAGSLRDAINQAEATPEADQINFQVGGTLDVGSIFPTVTTEFSISSNGFNVILDGTSAANRAFTIDPGGNLSLSSFTLQNFASGASSGGAINVNGGTFSVSGSTFTDNVTDRTGGAIRIGSNGSATINTSVFTNNDGLQGGAIAMSTGSLLLTNSQITNNTASLRLFGAAGLAGGISAFGAPNITIQNSDISNNTGERSNGGIFIQGGTLDIDDSSINNNESQGSGEDGGGLQIASGAQVTITDSEINDNTAASGSRGGGIHAQTGGTSVTIERTTIDGNTADGGGGINVAEADLTVIQSTISNNDALNGGGGGISAASGDEDATRNTVIVENSTISGNTSSLGGGGLIVSAGASGEIDSSTIADNDSGSANGGGLRFSTEFDSTFEVQNSIFSGNIANGATNTIGGGESVDSGGHNLFDDDGGGIIASVGDLFNADADLQPLADNGGPTFTHALGALSDAIDTGSTSLGTDQRGYLRPVSQQDIGAYEFGAPIPEPTTYALLTSLVVLSMVILRRRCA is encoded by the coding sequence ATGAATTACTCTCATCGGGCTGCTCTGGCCCTCCTGACGACTTGTGTATGGGCAACTGGTTTGCCTTTAGCTGGCAATGCTGCCGTATACAATGTTATTAATCTTTTAGACAGCGGCGCAGGATCACTGCGCGACGCTATTAACCAGGCTGAGGCGACCCCCGAGGCTGATCAGATAAATTTCCAGGTCGGTGGCACTTTGGATGTTGGAAGCATCTTTCCAACAGTCACCACCGAATTTTCTATCAGCAGCAATGGCTTCAATGTCATTCTGGATGGAACCAGCGCTGCGAATCGCGCCTTTACCATTGATCCAGGAGGAAATCTCAGCCTTTCAAGTTTCACGCTTCAGAATTTTGCGTCCGGTGCCAGTAGTGGCGGGGCAATCAACGTGAATGGCGGTACCTTCTCCGTGTCCGGTAGCACCTTTACCGACAATGTTACTGATCGAACTGGTGGTGCAATACGCATTGGCAGCAATGGTTCGGCGACGATTAATACAAGTGTATTTACAAACAATGACGGCCTTCAAGGAGGCGCCATTGCAATGTCGACGGGCTCTCTGTTGCTTACCAACTCTCAAATCACTAACAACACGGCTTCGCTCCGACTCTTTGGCGCTGCAGGACTGGCTGGTGGCATCTCGGCATTTGGTGCCCCTAACATAACCATCCAGAATTCTGATATCTCCAACAATACAGGGGAGCGTTCGAATGGTGGGATCTTTATTCAGGGCGGAACCCTGGACATCGACGATTCGTCAATCAACAACAACGAAAGCCAGGGCTCTGGTGAAGATGGAGGCGGCCTTCAAATTGCCTCAGGAGCTCAGGTGACTATCACAGATAGTGAGATTAATGACAACACAGCTGCATCGGGCAGCAGAGGAGGCGGAATCCACGCTCAGACTGGCGGCACCAGCGTCACCATCGAGCGCACAACCATCGACGGAAATACCGCTGATGGCGGTGGCGGCATCAATGTGGCCGAAGCTGATTTGACTGTCATCCAATCGACGATCAGCAATAATGACGCACTCAATGGTGGAGGCGGAGGCATCAGTGCCGCTAGCGGTGATGAAGATGCTACAAGGAACACAGTCATTGTCGAAAACAGCACCATCAGCGGAAACACGAGTTCACTCGGTGGTGGCGGCTTAATCGTTTCCGCGGGCGCATCCGGAGAGATCGACAGCAGCACCATTGCCGATAATGATAGCGGATCTGCGAATGGCGGTGGTCTTCGGTTCTCCACTGAGTTTGATTCTACCTTCGAAGTTCAGAATTCAATCTTCAGTGGCAATATCGCGAACGGAGCGACCAACACCATCGGTGGCGGTGAATCCGTCGATTCTGGTGGACACAATCTCTTTGATGATGATGGCGGCGGCATAATTGCGAGTGTAGGTGACCTATTCAACGCAGACGCCGACCTCCAACCTCTTGCCGACAATGGTGGGCCGACCTTTACCCATGCATTGGGAGCATTAAGCGATGCGATTGATACTGGGTCAACAAGCTTGGGCACAGACCAGCGAGGCTATTTACGTCCAGTGAGCCAGCAGGACATTGGCGCTTATGAATTCGGCGCCCCTATTCCTGAGCCGACGACATATGCACTCCTTACCAGCTTAGTTGTCTTATCGATGGTAATTCTCCGACGCCGTTGCGCTTGA
- a CDS encoding glycoside hydrolase family 5 protein, whose amino-acid sequence MKRPLFYFLTISVLATMSLWGQGIQLFNYLGTGTSPNLRIELANNGSGSWGNYPIGWGFGGGLPFNTDPNSSWSSWNVFDENDVFYGNITVKSDGTVAGTEWVGYNIDGTTGYYLENIIFSPTSDGLNYQLTVDRIIYPDNPSKPVSNGPFPDAPLATPATFAGTDTPIILKVDADKILDNMGSEIRLKGFARPSLEWNNQGQFLSPQDIENMSKWGSATNPPNVVRLSLNQDFWFNSEAVDVKGSYKQIIDAVIYYATRHGMIAILDLHWVDTNGQPPMANRDSITFWSEVATQYKDFGTVLFELFNEPYIDSTDVWLNGDANYAGYQELYQAVRDAGAANIVIVNGLDYGYDISFVGPDGITVTGDNIIYGSHPYNDKGAPGWTGRGGDFANNFAGVLGNYPLIFTEFGDNRPDSYPPISENYSPVYTRILDEIEKNAIHYSGWAWWIEPSNPAFPVLVEGDWSNPAAAYGGIQVQKNLQDHGPTVISTNLSYWNQFFGSSLFDMGESLAFIQNLGFVYTNKDWFYLYTFTAGGWFFPAAGDFNTDDGIWLYKAADNGSSARYIWTSSTIAPWYYDHTLNEFLYSE is encoded by the coding sequence ATGAAAAGACCTCTGTTCTATTTTCTGACTATCTCTGTACTTGCGACTATGTCGCTTTGGGGACAAGGGATCCAGCTATTCAATTACCTTGGCACTGGAACCAGTCCTAATCTCCGCATTGAATTGGCTAACAATGGGAGTGGCTCATGGGGAAATTATCCAATTGGCTGGGGCTTCGGAGGGGGCTTACCCTTTAATACAGATCCTAATTCATCCTGGAGCTCATGGAATGTTTTCGACGAGAATGATGTGTTTTATGGCAACATTACGGTAAAGAGTGATGGCACTGTCGCAGGCACAGAATGGGTCGGCTATAATATCGATGGCACCACAGGTTATTACCTTGAAAACATTATTTTCTCTCCAACATCCGACGGTTTAAACTACCAACTGACGGTTGATCGAATCATCTATCCGGACAATCCGTCAAAACCTGTTTCGAATGGACCTTTTCCTGATGCACCTTTGGCCACTCCAGCTACGTTTGCTGGCACAGATACCCCTATCATTCTTAAAGTTGATGCTGATAAGATTCTCGACAACATGGGATCTGAAATCCGATTGAAGGGCTTTGCACGACCATCTCTTGAATGGAATAATCAGGGACAATTTCTCAGTCCACAAGATATCGAAAACATGTCCAAATGGGGGAGTGCGACCAATCCGCCGAATGTTGTCAGGCTATCCCTCAATCAGGATTTTTGGTTCAATTCTGAAGCTGTCGATGTCAAAGGGTCTTACAAGCAAATCATTGATGCCGTGATTTACTACGCAACACGGCATGGCATGATCGCAATCCTTGATCTGCATTGGGTGGACACGAACGGACAGCCACCAATGGCAAACCGTGATTCTATAACCTTTTGGTCAGAAGTGGCCACACAGTACAAAGATTTTGGAACCGTATTATTTGAGCTTTTCAATGAGCCATATATCGACTCGACCGACGTCTGGCTAAATGGCGATGCGAACTACGCTGGCTATCAGGAACTTTATCAGGCTGTTCGAGATGCTGGTGCTGCAAATATCGTCATTGTTAATGGTCTCGACTACGGATACGATATCAGCTTTGTCGGACCGGACGGCATCACAGTAACAGGAGACAACATCATTTATGGGTCACACCCATATAATGACAAAGGAGCTCCAGGCTGGACTGGACGAGGCGGTGATTTTGCGAACAACTTTGCTGGTGTTCTTGGTAACTACCCCCTGATTTTTACAGAATTCGGAGATAACCGTCCTGACTCCTATCCACCAATATCTGAGAATTATAGCCCGGTTTACACCCGCATTCTTGACGAAATCGAAAAGAACGCGATTCATTACTCTGGTTGGGCCTGGTGGATTGAACCATCTAATCCAGCTTTTCCAGTTCTGGTTGAGGGCGACTGGTCGAATCCCGCGGCAGCCTACGGGGGGATTCAAGTCCAGAAGAACCTCCAGGACCATGGCCCGACTGTAATTTCTACAAATTTGAGTTACTGGAACCAGTTTTTCGGTTCTAGTTTGTTCGATATGGGTGAATCGCTGGCATTCATCCAGAATCTAGGTTTTGTCTATACAAACAAGGATTGGTTTTATCTTTATACATTTACAGCAGGTGGATGGTTTTTTCCGGCTGCGGGAGATTTCAATACCGATGATGGCATCTGGCTTTACAAAGCTGCCGACAATGGATCAAGCGCGCGCTATATTTGGACCAGCTCAACAATAGCACCCTGGTATTACGACCACACACTGAACGAGTTTCTTTACAGCGAGTAA
- a CDS encoding ROK family transcriptional regulator, whose translation MTTKNRYDRRDIRRLNAMSVLDQLRNQGPLSRAQIAQHLGLTRAAVSNIVSELLETSLICETDFVAGSAGRPGLLLSLNAECACIIAVRIDLDSVTVALANLGQEIIWRKDASLDPEATPTECLQRAETLIDEGLSVGHKAGLACFGISVAWSGLVDHEAGKLAYGPISGWEDISLRENWEERFSAPVFVENEAHASAIGVRHHESTRGADNLVYLSLGVGLAAGVFVGGSLLRGDQGFAGQIGHIAFTDNGKQCSCGKRGCWVTEIGSLAIIEKLKAAGVRLPDQQHVQEDWIGYVTELAESGDAKVASVLNAVGEQVGKGLAGLVQTFNPSLVVVGGRLRSLMKYADTSIRSTLMDETLPHMKETLEFKISDSDDDNLAGCFATVFEVFMKNPPLKS comes from the coding sequence ATGACTACAAAAAACAGGTATGACAGGAGGGATATTCGGCGCCTTAACGCAATGAGTGTACTGGACCAACTGCGCAATCAGGGCCCTTTATCCAGAGCACAGATAGCACAACATTTGGGGCTAACTCGTGCCGCTGTTTCAAATATCGTTTCCGAGCTGCTTGAAACATCATTGATATGTGAGACCGATTTTGTGGCAGGAAGTGCCGGACGCCCAGGACTTTTATTGAGTTTAAATGCGGAGTGCGCCTGTATTATTGCAGTTCGAATTGATTTGGATAGTGTGACCGTTGCCTTGGCTAACCTGGGACAGGAAATCATATGGCGAAAAGATGCCTCACTCGATCCTGAGGCAACCCCAACCGAGTGTTTACAGAGAGCAGAGACGCTAATCGATGAAGGATTGTCCGTGGGGCATAAGGCTGGACTCGCTTGTTTTGGGATCAGTGTTGCCTGGTCAGGGCTGGTCGACCACGAAGCGGGAAAGCTGGCCTATGGCCCGATCTCTGGCTGGGAAGACATCTCCCTGAGGGAGAATTGGGAAGAGCGCTTCAGTGCACCGGTCTTTGTTGAGAATGAGGCACATGCCAGCGCAATTGGTGTCAGGCATCACGAGTCCACAAGAGGTGCCGATAATCTTGTTTATCTTAGTCTGGGGGTTGGTTTGGCAGCCGGTGTTTTCGTTGGCGGATCACTTCTTCGTGGGGACCAGGGCTTTGCAGGACAGATCGGGCATATCGCATTTACCGATAATGGAAAGCAGTGCAGTTGTGGCAAACGCGGATGCTGGGTGACGGAAATAGGCTCGCTGGCAATTATTGAAAAACTCAAGGCTGCAGGAGTTCGGTTGCCTGACCAGCAGCATGTGCAGGAGGATTGGATCGGCTATGTCACCGAACTGGCAGAATCTGGTGATGCTAAGGTTGCGAGTGTATTGAACGCTGTTGGTGAACAAGTGGGCAAAGGCTTGGCCGGATTAGTCCAGACTTTCAATCCATCTCTTGTTGTTGTGGGCGGCAGATTACGCAGCTTGATGAAATATGCAGATACAAGCATTCGATCCACTCTAATGGACGAAACTCTGCCTCACATGAAAGAAACTCTGGAATTCAAAATCAGTGATTCTGATGATGACAACCTTGCTGGCTGCTTTGCCACCGTATTTGAGGTCTTCATGAAGAACCCACCTCTCAAAAGCTGA
- a CDS encoding cation:proton antiporter — protein MIFENISIASGNGAVASSLLLIFAIGAAAQWLGWRLKVPAILLLLAGGFLAGPVFQVLHIDEVFGELLFPIVSGAVAIILFEGGLTLRFHELKGKAGAVIFRLVSVGVLVSWLVIAWLAHMVLGFPLLLAALLGALLTVTGPTVIGPMLRTIRPKGKVRSIAKWEGILIDPVGVVLAVLIFEVFLAGQVAEAPMLHMLVGAVKTLVIGVVFTGIAGGLVLLLVKRRMLPDYLQNTVVLALLLLAFGASNYLQEESGLVTATLFGIFLANQSIFEVRHIVEFKENLQILLISFLFVVLAARVEPEAVSLLGWQSAVFLIGVIVLARPMAVMISTAFSNLKWSERSLLMMLAPRGIVAVALTSVFVLKLDQIGVPQAQEFLALTLLVVVGTVVFYGLLAAPVATRLGLSNLDPQGVIFVGAHDWSIKLASALHDANVPVLMLDSNRMNIDRARKAGLLGEVGNVFADEFIHELDFSNMGHALALTANDEVNAFARSALSHSLERADTYHLVATKQDNPQGGKRRRMNPLFAEGATFRYFQNAFINGAKVRMAVIDEGSGMDSIRPAKDAHPIPLFCIEPDGTVQIFSAKTEIKPKPGATIIYLETSALPPAPQKETNPPMKNA, from the coding sequence ATGATATTTGAGAACATTTCAATAGCCTCCGGGAATGGAGCTGTGGCTTCAAGCCTTTTGCTGATCTTCGCGATCGGAGCTGCTGCCCAGTGGCTGGGATGGCGCCTAAAGGTACCGGCTATTCTACTCTTACTGGCTGGAGGTTTTCTGGCGGGACCAGTCTTTCAGGTTTTGCACATTGATGAGGTTTTTGGCGAATTACTCTTTCCAATTGTCTCTGGTGCGGTGGCGATTATTCTCTTTGAGGGTGGGCTGACATTGCGTTTTCACGAGCTGAAGGGGAAAGCTGGCGCGGTCATCTTTCGTCTGGTGTCGGTTGGAGTACTCGTCAGTTGGCTGGTTATTGCCTGGTTGGCGCACATGGTCCTTGGCTTCCCGCTGCTTCTCGCTGCACTGCTTGGTGCATTGCTTACAGTGACCGGTCCCACAGTGATTGGGCCAATGTTGAGAACAATCCGCCCGAAGGGCAAAGTGCGTAGCATTGCCAAGTGGGAAGGTATTCTCATTGATCCAGTTGGCGTCGTTCTGGCAGTGCTCATTTTTGAGGTCTTCCTTGCGGGGCAAGTCGCAGAGGCACCCATGCTCCACATGCTAGTTGGAGCGGTCAAAACGCTTGTCATTGGCGTAGTATTCACCGGTATTGCCGGTGGATTGGTCTTACTGCTGGTCAAACGGCGAATGTTACCGGATTATCTGCAAAATACAGTGGTACTAGCGCTTCTGTTATTGGCTTTTGGGGCTTCGAATTACCTGCAGGAAGAGTCCGGTCTCGTGACAGCAACGCTTTTCGGGATCTTTTTGGCGAATCAATCGATTTTTGAAGTTCGTCACATCGTTGAGTTTAAGGAAAATCTACAGATCCTGCTGATCTCCTTTCTCTTTGTGGTGCTTGCTGCACGGGTTGAGCCCGAGGCTGTCAGCCTGCTCGGCTGGCAGAGTGCGGTCTTTTTAATCGGGGTTATCGTATTGGCACGTCCAATGGCAGTTATGATATCAACCGCATTCTCGAATTTGAAATGGTCGGAACGTTCCTTGCTCATGATGCTTGCACCACGTGGTATTGTGGCCGTTGCGCTGACATCCGTTTTCGTCCTCAAACTTGATCAAATCGGTGTTCCTCAAGCCCAGGAGTTTCTTGCACTGACATTGCTTGTAGTGGTGGGGACAGTCGTGTTTTATGGGCTCTTAGCTGCTCCTGTAGCAACACGTTTAGGCTTGTCCAATTTGGACCCCCAAGGGGTGATTTTCGTTGGTGCGCATGACTGGTCCATCAAGCTGGCTTCTGCGCTGCATGATGCCAACGTACCTGTCCTGATGCTGGACTCCAACCGTATGAATATCGACCGTGCCAGAAAAGCAGGTTTGCTGGGGGAGGTCGGAAATGTCTTTGCCGATGAATTCATTCACGAGTTGGACTTTTCAAACATGGGGCATGCATTGGCGCTTACAGCGAATGATGAAGTCAATGCTTTCGCGCGTAGCGCACTCAGCCATAGTTTGGAGCGTGCAGACACTTATCATCTTGTTGCGACAAAACAGGACAATCCACAAGGAGGGAAAAGGCGCCGCATGAACCCACTTTTTGCTGAAGGTGCTACATTTCGCTACTTTCAGAATGCATTTATCAATGGGGCAAAAGTGCGTATGGCTGTGATCGACGAAGGTTCTGGAATGGATAGTATTCGTCCGGCCAAGGATGCTCATCCAATTCCATTGTTTTGCATTGAACCGGATGGTACCGTTCAAATCTTTAGCGCAAAAACGGAGATCAAGCCCAAGCCTGGTGCGACAATCATTTATTTGGAGACTTCGGCCCTGCCGCCCGCTCCCCAGAAAGAGACCAATCCCCCAATGAAGAATGCTTAG
- a CDS encoding divalent metal cation transporter, translated as MSDYTPSVDVSPKESEKLQQIHSKGFVGKLSSYARLTGPGWLQAAVTLGGGSLASALYLGVISGYSLMWLQPLAMLCGVIMLMALAHVTLGNKKYPFTSVKETISPVLAWSWLGATVVADVVFCAAQASLGVAAVQQNLGININAYIITIILSAIGLASAALYALGSNAVKQLEFILKILVGIVIVCFAAAAVTLLFSGKVNLGAIFAGLIPNPMALFKPATSLDAMIAATGPSADYWNNYVTDLQRSRIIAAFGTAVGINMTFLLPYTLVKRGWGKVHRELSRFDLVIALFLPFSLATGLLVICAASSFHGQTTDVLDSNGRPVPSLEAGYYKILNQRLVAEGDLPVDPAATREMANQLPLAERELAAALTNRDAKQLSNTLAPIMGQGMADLVFGVGILAMALSTMMVHMLMNGFAISQSVGKPGKFKPFVIGASMPALLAIFAPFVWSGDAKAALQIPAAVIATTLLPIAYLAILLLMNSRKTLQDGERASPIVNILMVISAGIATFASFWLLSHKGTAGMIGIAGLILLALTGVFGFWRHKRKA; from the coding sequence ATGAGTGATTATACACCGTCAGTAGATGTTTCTCCCAAAGAGTCTGAAAAGCTTCAACAGATCCACAGTAAGGGCTTTGTTGGAAAGTTAAGCAGCTATGCACGTTTAACCGGTCCTGGCTGGCTTCAAGCAGCGGTAACTCTTGGTGGCGGGTCACTGGCCAGCGCCTTGTATCTAGGGGTGATCTCCGGTTATTCACTGATGTGGCTTCAGCCATTAGCGATGCTCTGTGGGGTCATCATGTTGATGGCACTTGCGCATGTGACACTGGGCAATAAAAAATATCCATTTACTTCAGTTAAGGAAACCATCTCACCAGTGCTGGCATGGTCCTGGCTCGGAGCTACAGTAGTTGCGGATGTCGTCTTTTGTGCTGCTCAAGCCTCACTTGGAGTAGCAGCCGTGCAGCAGAATCTGGGCATCAACATTAATGCGTATATCATTACAATTATCCTGTCTGCGATAGGTCTCGCCTCAGCTGCATTGTATGCACTCGGCAGCAACGCGGTAAAGCAACTGGAGTTCATTTTAAAAATTCTAGTCGGTATTGTTATTGTTTGTTTTGCGGCAGCTGCTGTTACGCTCTTATTCAGTGGCAAAGTAAATCTCGGGGCGATTTTCGCCGGCCTAATTCCTAACCCGATGGCACTCTTCAAGCCAGCTACATCTCTGGATGCGATGATTGCTGCGACGGGTCCATCGGCTGATTATTGGAATAACTACGTAACGGATCTTCAGCGCAGTCGTATTATTGCTGCTTTTGGTACGGCCGTAGGAATCAATATGACTTTTCTACTGCCTTACACTCTTGTTAAGCGAGGGTGGGGCAAGGTGCATCGTGAACTTTCTCGTTTCGATCTGGTCATTGCTTTGTTTCTTCCTTTCTCGCTGGCTACCGGTTTGCTTGTCATTTGCGCTGCATCGTCTTTCCACGGACAAACCACCGATGTGTTAGATTCGAATGGACGACCAGTTCCATCGCTTGAAGCCGGTTATTATAAAATCCTGAATCAGCGCCTCGTGGCTGAAGGCGACTTGCCGGTCGATCCGGCTGCCACCCGTGAAATGGCAAACCAGCTCCCACTGGCTGAGCGGGAACTCGCCGCCGCTTTGACGAACCGTGATGCCAAACAACTCTCCAACACGCTTGCTCCAATCATGGGGCAGGGCATGGCCGATCTGGTTTTCGGAGTTGGGATTCTTGCGATGGCTTTATCGACAATGATGGTTCACATGCTGATGAATGGTTTTGCAATTTCTCAAAGCGTCGGAAAGCCTGGCAAGTTCAAGCCCTTCGTGATTGGTGCTTCAATGCCTGCACTGCTTGCCATTTTTGCTCCGTTCGTCTGGAGCGGTGATGCTAAGGCAGCATTGCAAATCCCAGCCGCAGTCATTGCAACCACGCTATTGCCGATTGCTTACCTTGCAATTCTACTGCTGATGAACAGCCGCAAGACACTGCAAGACGGCGAGCGCGCATCGCCTATCGTAAATATTTTGATGGTGATTTCAGCCGGTATCGCGACCTTCGCCTCTTTCTGGCTGTTATCTCACAAAGGTACAGCCGGAATGATCGGGATCGCAGGACTCATTCTACTGGCATTGACGGGGGTCTTTGGCTTCTGGCGCCACAAGCGCAAAGCGTGA